The following proteins are encoded in a genomic region of Helicobacter macacae MIT 99-5501:
- a CDS encoding di-trans,poly-cis-decaprenylcistransferase, giving the protein MAKDLATSLSHIAIIMDGNGRWAQMRGKGRKAGHKEGAKKVREITTWCAKNHIAYLTLYAFSTENWIRPKQEVDFLLKLLEKYLKNEAKTYHKHQIRFRAIGDIGAFSNTLQNLITQLESSTHNYTNLTQVLALNYGSRDELARAFGKILKSKQLAKPIQTQQMPQTLQKSSDIQALIAKNLDTYDLPDVDLLIRTGGEQRLSNFLLWQASYAELYFSKTLFPDFGTRELEQIIVDFSKRVRRFGGL; this is encoded by the coding sequence ATGGCAAAAGATTTAGCCACTTCTTTATCTCATATAGCTATCATAATGGATGGCAATGGTAGATGGGCACAAATGCGTGGTAAAGGACGCAAGGCTGGACACAAAGAGGGGGCAAAAAAGGTGCGCGAAATCACTACTTGGTGTGCTAAAAATCATATTGCTTATCTAACGCTTTATGCTTTTTCCACAGAGAATTGGATTCGTCCAAAGCAAGAAGTGGATTTCCTACTAAAACTACTTGAAAAATACTTAAAAAATGAAGCAAAAACTTATCATAAGCACCAAATAAGATTTCGCGCTATTGGTGATATTGGCGCATTTAGCAATACGCTGCAAAATCTCATAACACAGCTAGAATCTAGCACACATAACTACACAAATCTAACCCAAGTCCTAGCACTTAATTATGGCTCAAGAGATGAGCTAGCTCGTGCATTTGGCAAAATCCTAAAATCTAAGCAACTAGCAAAACCTATTCAAACACAACAAATGCCACAAACGCTACAAAAATCTAGCGACATACAAGCCCTAATAGCCAAGAATTTAGACACTTATGATTTGCCAGATGTGGATTTGCTTATCCGCACAGGTGGGGAGCAACGATTATCAAACTTTTTGCTATGGCAGGCAAGCTATGCGGAGCTGTATTTTAGCAAGACGCTTTTCCCAGATTTTGGCACTAGGGAGCTAGAGCAAATTATAGTGGATTTTAGCAAGAGAGTTAGGCGATTTGGCGGGCTATGA
- a CDS encoding S41 family peptidase yields the protein MNKKYFFLGVGIAFVWALLAFSNVFAISQGTQKPQNPQADRKQRAQAIEKFSKTLSIIESYYVDEVGVEEIVDKAIDGLISNLDAHSAYLDEKKYKELKIQTKGEFGGLGITVGLKDGALTVIAPLDDTPAQRAGLKSGDVILKIENQSTIGMSIDDAVNLMRGKPKTPITISIVRKGEGKPMEFKLVRDIIKVKSVYAKKIEDTDYLYLRVNSFDENVTQSASAALKEHTKIKGLVLDLRNNPGGLLDQAVDLSNLFIKDGVIVSQKGKVNEENISYKATGKAPYSKLPIVALVNAGTASASEIVSGALQDHRRAIVVGEETFGKGSVQMVIPISSNEAIKLTTAKYYLPSGRTIQAVGVKPDIIVHPGSVPQSDGGLEIKEADLRNHLENELRKIDNKGEKPTESKKESQKLISQSDIADDIQLKSAIDALTAWNILSAEKTPSTKAN from the coding sequence ATGAATAAGAAATACTTTTTCTTGGGCGTAGGAATCGCATTTGTTTGGGCTTTGCTAGCTTTTAGCAATGTGTTTGCTATCTCACAAGGCACTCAAAAGCCACAAAATCCACAAGCAGACAGGAAGCAACGCGCTCAAGCGATTGAAAAATTTTCTAAAACACTCTCAATCATAGAATCCTACTATGTCGATGAAGTGGGGGTAGAAGAGATTGTGGATAAAGCTATTGATGGGCTTATAAGCAATCTAGACGCACACTCTGCCTACCTTGATGAGAAAAAATACAAAGAGCTAAAAATCCAAACCAAAGGCGAGTTTGGTGGGCTAGGAATCACAGTGGGGCTAAAAGATGGCGCACTTACCGTAATCGCCCCTCTAGATGATACTCCCGCACAAAGAGCGGGGCTAAAAAGTGGCGATGTTATCCTAAAAATCGAAAATCAAAGCACGATAGGAATGAGTATAGATGATGCTGTAAATCTAATGCGTGGTAAGCCAAAAACACCTATCACTATAAGCATAGTGCGAAAGGGAGAGGGCAAGCCTATGGAGTTCAAGCTCGTGCGCGACATTATCAAAGTCAAATCCGTGTATGCCAAAAAGATTGAGGACACAGATTATCTCTATTTGCGTGTAAATTCATTTGATGAGAATGTAACACAATCTGCAAGTGCAGCCCTAAAAGAGCACACAAAGATAAAAGGACTTGTGCTAGATTTGCGAAATAATCCGGGTGGGCTACTTGACCAAGCGGTGGATTTGTCAAATCTCTTTATCAAAGACGGCGTCATCGTATCCCAAAAAGGCAAAGTCAATGAGGAAAACATAAGCTACAAAGCCACAGGTAAAGCACCATACTCAAAGCTACCTATCGTAGCCCTTGTAAATGCAGGCACAGCAAGTGCTAGCGAAATCGTGTCAGGCGCACTCCAAGACCACAGACGCGCTATCGTGGTGGGTGAGGAGACATTTGGCAAAGGAAGCGTGCAAATGGTAATCCCCATAAGCTCAAATGAAGCTATCAAGCTAACTACTGCCAAATACTACCTACCAAGTGGGAGGACCATACAAGCCGTAGGCGTCAAGCCAGATATAATAGTCCATCCGGGGAGCGTGCCACAAAGTGATGGTGGGCTTGAGATAAAAGAAGCTGATTTACGAAATCATCTAGAAAATGAACTTCGCAAAATCGATAACAAAGGCGAAAAGCCAACCGAATCCAAAAAAGAATCTCAAAAGCTAATCTCTCAATCAGACATAGCCGATGATATACAGCTAAAATCTGCCATAGATGCTCTCACTGCGTGGAATATCTTAAGCGCAGAGAAAACACCAAGTACCAAAGCTAACTAA
- the kdsB gene encoding 3-deoxy-manno-octulosonate cytidylyltransferase encodes MIIIPARLSSTRFPNKILADIQGEPMLIKTAKNASKIDEVCIACDDEGVLKLCKSVGLRALITSKHHQSGTDRCNEAAKKLGLNSKEIIINIQADEPFLESVVIESLKDIMQKGAWMGSCAKVISQSEIENPNLVKVVLNKQNEAIYFSRASIPFWRDKESKSPPIYYGHLGVYGYSVESLAEFCALPNELDSSPLEHIEKLEQLRAIYYGKRIQMTVVQSQSIGIDTKEDLQRALERFGL; translated from the coding sequence ATGATAATTATCCCAGCTAGGCTTTCCTCCACCCGCTTTCCAAACAAGATTTTGGCAGACATACAGGGCGAACCGATGCTAATAAAAACTGCTAAAAATGCTAGCAAAATCGATGAAGTGTGTATAGCTTGTGATGATGAGGGAGTGCTTAAGCTGTGCAAAAGCGTGGGATTGCGAGCCCTCATCACTTCTAAGCACCACCAAAGTGGCACAGATAGATGCAATGAAGCGGCAAAAAAGCTCGGGCTAAACAGCAAAGAAATCATCATAAATATTCAAGCAGATGAGCCGTTTTTGGAATCAGTCGTGATAGAATCGCTAAAAGACATAATGCAAAAAGGTGCTTGGATGGGGAGCTGCGCAAAAGTGATAAGCCAAAGCGAAATAGAAAATCCAAATCTCGTAAAAGTCGTGCTAAATAAGCAAAATGAAGCGATTTATTTTTCTCGCGCAAGCATTCCTTTTTGGCGAGATAAAGAGTCCAAAAGCCCACCGATTTATTATGGGCATTTGGGTGTATATGGATATAGCGTGGAATCTTTGGCGGAGTTTTGTGCATTGCCAAATGAGCTAGATTCTAGCCCGCTAGAGCATATCGAAAAGCTAGAGCAACTTCGTGCTATATACTATGGCAAACGCATACAAATGACAGTCGTGCAGAGCCAAAGTATCGGCATAGATACAAAAGAAGATTTGCAAAGAGCATTGGAGCGATTTGGCTTGTAA
- the flhA gene encoding flagellar biosynthesis protein FlhA has protein sequence MATARQNIYKRLFSFLGTLQKSKDLTVVAFLLCILVIIIVPLPPAILDFLITISIMLSILIIFIALYITKPTDFSAFPTLLLIVTLYRLALNVATTRMILTEGYKGPNAVSDIIAAFGEFTIGGNYVIGTIIFTILVLVNLLVVTNGSTRVTEVRARFALDAMPGKQMAIDADFNSGLISEDEAKARRAALAQEADFYGSMDGASKFVKGDAIASIIITIINIIGGFLIGVFQRDLSIADSASTFSILTIGDGLVGQIPALVIATATGIVATRTAASENSKESFAQNLISQLTSQSKTLIIVGAILLLFASIPGLPTLSLMFVGSLMLFIAWVLSREDKRSLLSILIDWINKRFNMDLSLPSFDEEEQAKEASHAPAPKEEKSPEEIKKEEERNLNDALKIDFLELGLGYELIGLADQKQGGVLIERVRSVRKNLASNFGFLMPQVRIRDNLHLPPQNYEIKLKGVVIGEGSVMPHKFLAMDTGIVGKKIEGIETTEPAFGMNALWIEPKDKEDALMSGYTIIDPSTVVSTHISELVKRHAEEFITRDAIKEILDRMAEDYPALIEEARKIPAMIRSVLQKLLSEQVPIRDMLTILETIVDKQNMDIDLVVENVRSKLARVITHTFAADDGSLKILTFAPLDEEYLNSKIRIDPDFGLILELSTGETQKLLEACESKVGELKAKNILHFVIVAGPKLRRPLYNKLKELRIDVVLLSSAEIDINSKYEFVGIIEPSFRSA, from the coding sequence ATGGCAACTGCAAGGCAAAACATTTATAAACGACTTTTTTCTTTTTTGGGCACACTTCAAAAATCCAAAGACTTGACCGTCGTAGCCTTTTTGCTCTGTATTTTAGTCATCATCATTGTCCCGCTCCCCCCTGCGATTTTAGATTTTCTCATCACTATTTCTATTATGCTTTCAATCCTTATCATTTTTATAGCCCTCTATATTACTAAGCCTACGGATTTTTCAGCTTTCCCCACACTTTTGCTTATCGTTACACTCTATCGCCTTGCGCTAAATGTCGCCACCACTAGAATGATTCTAACCGAGGGGTATAAAGGACCAAACGCGGTTAGTGATATTATCGCTGCATTTGGGGAATTTACCATAGGTGGAAACTATGTCATCGGCACGATTATCTTTACAATTTTGGTGCTTGTAAATCTACTTGTAGTTACAAATGGCTCTACACGCGTAACAGAAGTGCGAGCGCGCTTTGCGCTAGATGCGATGCCGGGTAAGCAAATGGCGATTGATGCGGATTTCAACAGCGGACTTATAAGCGAAGATGAAGCAAAGGCTAGGCGAGCAGCACTTGCCCAAGAAGCAGATTTTTATGGCTCTATGGATGGTGCTAGCAAATTTGTCAAAGGCGATGCCATAGCCTCTATCATCATAACCATTATAAACATTATCGGTGGATTCCTTATCGGTGTGTTTCAGCGCGATTTAAGCATAGCAGATTCTGCTAGCACTTTTAGTATTTTGACTATCGGTGATGGATTAGTGGGGCAAATCCCAGCCCTAGTCATCGCCACTGCCACAGGTATAGTCGCCACACGCACAGCTGCTAGTGAAAACTCAAAAGAAAGCTTCGCCCAAAATCTCATATCCCAGCTTACTTCGCAGTCAAAAACACTCATCATCGTGGGCGCGATTTTGCTACTTTTTGCCTCCATACCCGGCTTGCCGACTTTGTCGCTTATGTTTGTAGGCTCACTTATGCTATTTATCGCGTGGGTTCTCTCTCGCGAAGATAAGCGAAGTCTTTTATCTATACTCATAGATTGGATAAACAAACGATTCAATATGGATTTGTCATTGCCTAGCTTTGATGAGGAGGAGCAGGCAAAAGAAGCTAGCCACGCCCCCGCACCCAAAGAAGAAAAATCCCCAGAGGAAATCAAAAAAGAAGAAGAGCGAAATCTAAATGACGCGCTAAAAATTGATTTCTTAGAGCTAGGGCTAGGATATGAGCTTATCGGGCTAGCCGACCAAAAACAAGGAGGAGTGCTTATTGAGCGTGTGCGCTCTGTGCGCAAAAACCTCGCTTCAAATTTTGGATTTCTTATGCCACAAGTGAGAATCAGGGATAACCTCCACCTACCACCACAAAACTACGAAATCAAGCTAAAAGGCGTAGTCATAGGCGAAGGCTCGGTAATGCCACACAAATTTTTAGCAATGGATACAGGCATCGTTGGCAAAAAAATCGAGGGTATAGAAACCACAGAGCCAGCATTTGGTATGAACGCCCTATGGATAGAGCCAAAAGACAAAGAAGACGCGCTAATGAGTGGCTACACTATCATAGACCCTAGCACGGTGGTTTCTACACATATCAGCGAGCTAGTCAAGCGACACGCAGAAGAGTTTATCACGCGTGATGCTATCAAAGAAATCCTAGACAGAATGGCAGAGGACTACCCAGCACTTATTGAAGAAGCACGCAAAATCCCAGCTATGATTCGCTCCGTGCTACAAAAGCTACTATCTGAGCAAGTGCCTATACGAGATATGCTAACTATCCTAGAAACTATCGTAGATAAACAAAATATGGATATTGACCTAGTCGTAGAAAATGTCCGTTCCAAGCTAGCGCGGGTGATAACGCATACTTTTGCCGCTGATGATGGAAGCCTAAAGATTCTTACCTTTGCACCACTTGATGAGGAGTATCTAAACTCCAAAATTCGCATAGACCCAGATTTTGGGCTGATTTTGGAGCTAAGCACAGGAGAAACCCAAAAGCTACTAGAAGCGTGCGAATCAAAAGTAGGCGAGCTAAAAGCAAAAAATATCCTGCACTTTGTCATCGTAGCAGGACCAAAGCTACGGCGTCCGCTATACAACAAACTAAAAGAGTTGCGAATCGATGTCGTGCTTCTTAGCTCCGCAGAAATTGATATAAACTCCAAATACGAGTTTGTAGGAATCATTGAGCCTAGCTTTAGGAGTGCCTAA
- a CDS encoding DHH family phosphoesterase translates to MKVFHLSHTDLDGYGCQYVANKVFDDICFFNANYGKEVSVRLQHICTKIDAQLTKGDMTSTLSLLESKFRPKLSDKSNNKADKKLDSSDIGEQFLILITDLNLTPSEAKWLNEKIASYEASGHNVKALLLDHHISGEECAKIYEWYHLDDTRCASKITYETLPKMFSLENQKLENLSKLKDFIEMINAIDIWLEDGENFEFGKVALGMIAMSNELNRFMFDEPHRAYKFALLDFAFEYLQKGAVEFDNAVFMLKKLALKGTPDKETMDSVCSRIQCELLEGMKENCTIFYGDKRGFLSYCMGGISVLANRFLRQNEEYDFYMDINMRGTISLRANGACDVSELSKEVFNGGGHKNAAGGKLDNFKESFLYEDIKSQVQNALQG, encoded by the coding sequence ATGAAAGTTTTTCATCTATCTCATACGGATTTGGACGGCTATGGCTGTCAATATGTCGCAAATAAAGTGTTTGATGATATTTGCTTTTTTAACGCAAACTACGGCAAAGAAGTCAGCGTGCGACTACAACATATCTGCACAAAAATAGACGCACAACTCACAAAAGGCGATATGACCTCCACGCTTAGCTTACTAGAATCAAAGTTTCGCCCTAAGCTAAGTGATAAGTCAAATAACAAGGCTGATAAAAAGCTAGATTCTAGCGACATTGGCGAGCAATTTTTGATTTTAATCACGGATTTAAACCTAACTCCTAGTGAGGCGAAATGGCTAAATGAAAAAATAGCAAGCTATGAAGCAAGCGGACACAATGTCAAAGCCCTACTGCTAGACCACCACATAAGTGGCGAGGAGTGCGCCAAAATCTATGAATGGTATCATCTAGATGATACGCGCTGTGCTAGCAAAATCACTTATGAAACACTGCCAAAAATGTTTTCGCTAGAAAATCAAAAACTAGAGAATCTATCTAAGCTAAAAGACTTCATAGAGATGATAAATGCCATAGATATTTGGCTAGAAGATGGAGAGAATTTTGAGTTTGGCAAAGTCGCGCTTGGAATGATAGCTATGAGCAATGAACTAAATCGCTTTATGTTTGATGAACCTCATAGGGCGTATAAATTTGCCCTTTTGGATTTTGCTTTTGAGTATTTACAAAAAGGTGCGGTAGAATTTGACAACGCTGTGTTTATGCTAAAAAAGCTCGCTCTAAAAGGCACACCAGATAAAGAAACAATGGATAGTGTTTGCTCTCGTATCCAGTGCGAACTTTTGGAGGGAATGAAAGAGAATTGCACGATTTTTTATGGAGACAAAAGGGGTTTTTTGAGCTATTGTATGGGTGGGATTAGCGTGCTTGCCAATCGCTTTTTGCGACAAAATGAGGAGTATGATTTTTATATGGATATAAATATGCGTGGCACGATTAGCCTGCGAGCAAATGGTGCGTGCGATGTAAGCGAGCTAAGCAAAGAAGTATTTAACGGCGGGGGACACAAAAATGCCGCAGGAGGCAAGCTAGATAATTTCAAAGAGAGCTTTTTATATGAGGATATAAAATCTCAAGTCCAAAACGCCCTGCAAGGCTAG